Proteins encoded within one genomic window of Glycine soja cultivar W05 chromosome 1, ASM419377v2, whole genome shotgun sequence:
- the LOC114380810 gene encoding ATP-dependent DNA helicase PIF1-like produces MTDFSEITIPDEFLIKNYDDPIHAIVEATYPSLIDNYSDTDYLQKRVVLASKKEIVDKINDYVLSLIPNHEKEYSSADSIDKSDELLNPVFALLPPEFLYSLQTSGIPNHKLKLKVRTPIMLLRNLDQTDGLCNGTRLIITKLRSNVIEAEVITGPNSGNRTYIPRINMSPSESAWPFKLIRRQFPFIVSYVMTINKSQGQSFHHIGLYLPHPGFSHGQLYVALSRVKNKDGLHILIHDNDAASKFVYGSKKSITIHHRLSKSTKWPLTIHHDVPAITQPWFNLIHEKNLKAGDEVVFYYRFHDHAWELLIRKAIEWNNNNTDPDSDD; encoded by the exons ATGACGGATTTTTCAGAAATCACTATTCCAGATGAGtttctcataaaaaattatgatgatcCTATCCATGCTATTGTTGAAGCCACCTATCCCAGCTTGATAGATAACTATAGTGACACAGATTACTTGCAAAAAAGAGTTGTTCTTGCGtctaaaaaagaaattgttgaCAAAATAAATGATTATGTCCTATCACTTATACCCAATCACGAAAAAGAGTATTCCAGCGCAGATAGTATTGATAAATCAGATGAATTGCTCAATCCTGTTTTTGCATTATTGCCACCTGAATTCCTATATTCATTGCAAACATCAGGTATAcctaatcataaattaaaacttaaggTTAGAACTCCAATCATGCTATTACGAAATCTCGACCAGACTGATGGCCTGTGCAATGGAACTAGGCTCATTATCACCAAACTCAGATCTAATGTGATTGAGGCTGAAGTAATTACTGGGCCTAATTCAGGAAATAGGACATACATACCCAGAATAAATATGTCTCCTTCTGAATCTGCATGGCCATTCAAACTTATAAGGAGGCAGTTTCCATTCATAGTTTCTTATGTTATGACTATAAACAAATCTCAGGGACAATCATTTCATCACATAGGACTGTATTTGCCACACCCAGGTTTTAGTCATGGCCAACTATATGTTGCACTCTCAAGGGTCAAAAACAAAGATGGACTTCATATTCTCATACATGACAATGATG CGGCTTCCAAATTTGTGTATGGCTCCAAAAAAAGTATTACCATCCACCACAGACTTTCAAAATCCACCAAATGGCCACTCACCATCCACCATGACGTCCCTGCCATTACACAACCATGGTTCAACCTcattcatgaaaaaaatttaaaagccgGAGATGAGGTAGTCTTTTACTACCGTTTTCATGACCATGCATGGGAGCTGCTGATAAGGAAAGCCATCGAatggaacaacaacaacaccgaCCCCGACTCTGatgattaa
- the LOC114416514 gene encoding uncharacterized protein LOC114416514: MEDPPLQKIAISGPTLASLIQRFSTSPSSIHGLLFGHVTPLPLTLSDDDTSSAATPTPTLLATVTGFLTSPSFHDSSGTVLPSSLPNSPLLGWFSARRRSPLRPSMREFSVTASLSSLTQFSSQIQNPNSEPSLFPPCIFLLLASPSSDNHHSHVHTHEYRAFQFRPAALSFEPRSLDVVNIGPAFRGHYGAFSPNSNLPPLDCGPHGSPMMMSEGGDEVLGKMKQAAKDQRELDKCAEGFEIGRLSRMMGSEARSCTEGLEELYQKMLVKIENLTGLVEKSSAMVLEQENHNRKLKHKILRSAASE, from the exons ATGGAGGATCCTCCGTTGCAGAAGATCGCGATTTCGGGCCCCACACTCGCCTCCCTCATCCAGCGCTTCTCCACCTCCCCCTCTTCCATCCACGGCCTCCTCTTCGGCCACGTCACCCCTCTCCCTCTCACCCTCTCCGACGACGACACTTCCTCCGCTGCCACCCCCACCCCCACCCTCCTCGCCACCGTCACCGGCTTCCTCACCTCCCCCTCCTTCCACGATTCCTCCGGCACCGTCCTCCCCTCCTCCCTCCCCAATTCCCCCCTCCTCGGCTGGTTCTCCGCCCGCCGCCGCTCCCCCCTCCGCCCCTCCATGCGCGAATTCTCCGTCACCGCCTCCCTCTCCTCCCTCACCCAATTCTCCTCCCAAATCCAAAACCCAAACTCcgaaccctctctttttcctccTTGCATCTTCCTCCTCCTCGCCTCCCCCTCCTCCGACAACCACCACTCCCACGTCCACACCCACGAGTACCGCGCCTTCCAGTTCCGCCCCGCGGCCCTCTCCTTCGAGCCCCGCTCCCTCGACGTCGTCAACATCGGTCCCGCCTTCCGCGGCCACTACGGCGCCTTCAGCCCCAATTCCAACCTTCCGCCGCTCGACTGCGGGCCCCACGGCTCCCCGATGATGATGAGCGAAGGTGGCGACGAGGTTCTGGGAAAAATGAAGCAGGCCGCCAAGGACCAGAGGGAGCTCGACAAATGCGCTGAGGGGTTTGAGATTGGGAGGCTCAGCAGAATGATGGGGTCTGAGGCCAGGAGCTGCACCGAGGGTTTGGAGGAGTTGTATCAGAAGATGCTTGTGAAAATTGAGAACTTGACTGGTTTGGTGGAGAAGAGTTCTGCTATGGTTCTTGAGCAG GAAAATCATAATAGGAAGttgaaacacaaaattttaagatCTGCTGCCTCAGAATAA